From the genome of Watersipora subatra chromosome 9, tzWatSuba1.1, whole genome shotgun sequence:
TTTAGGCCATACAGAGAGCGATTCAATTTGCATACCAACTCTTCATTTCCAGGCGATACAAATCCATCAGGTTGTGTCATAAATAATTCCTCAGAAACTTTACCATTGAGAAAAGCTGTTACTACGTCCATTTGATGTATCAACATGCCTCTATCCGTGCCATATGATAGAAGCGCTCGAAGTGATGACCGATGcactactggtgcaaatgtttcATCGTAATCTATTCCTTGTTTTTGACTATACCCTTTGGCTACTAATCTAGCTTTGAATCTGTCCACGCTTCCATCGGGTTTGCACTTGGTTTTGAACACCCACTTACTACCAATGGCTTTACGACCAGCCGGTAGTTTTACTAATGTCCAGGTTTGATTATCGATTAATGCGGTGTATTCTTCGGAGGCGGCGTTCATCCATTGCTTCGATTGGGGACTAGACATAGCCTCTGACATTGTTAGCGGTTCGGTTATATTGCTGGTGAGGCAAGCCACATGATTGACATACTCATCAACCCCGAATCTTACAATAGGATTGGGGTTTCGCTGTGATTTTCGTGTAACTGCTGAGTGATTTTCAGGTTCTGGTAATTCAACTGTCAGCTTTTCGGAGTTGTCTTCATTCTCACATTGGTTAGTCTCGGACTCTGGTAACCCTAACCTATTTTCATCTATCACAACATCTCGGCGCACTACGACTTTCTTAGTAGAAGGATTATATAAACGATAGCCTTTCGATCTAAGGCTATAGCCAACAAACATCATTGTCTCTGCTTTATTATCCAGTTTCTGACGGAGCTCACTTGGTACATGAGCATGGGCTAAAGAACCAAACACCCTTAGATTACTAATATCTGGTTTACAGTTGTACCATTGCTGGTATGGAGTTGTGGGCTCATGGTGAGCAGTAGTGGGGGCACGATTCCTAACATAAACAGCTGTTGAAATGGCCTCAGCCCAGAAATGTTTCGGTAATGCGGCGTCGATTACTAACGCGCGGGCTAATTCACATACAGTGCGATTATACCGTTCTGCTACACCGTTTTGCTGTTGTGAATATCTAACGGCTAGTTGATGCTGAATACCTTGAGAGCGCAGGTATTCTTCAAATTCGCTTGATACGTATTCCCCTCCACCGTCAGTTCGAAGGGTTCCGATTGGCTGGCCGGTTTGGTTGGTCACTAAGGCTTCAAAATCTTTAAATACAGAAAATACATCCGATTTCTCATTGATAAAATACACATGCGAGAATctactaaaatcatcaataaaactCACAAAGTATCTACTGCCACCAATTGATTTATTCTGCATTGGACCACATACATCGCTATGAACTAGTTCTAGCACTCTAGTAGATTTAATACCATCTCTAGCTATAAACGGTTTTCGAGCCATTTTACCTTTCACACAAGGGTCACATATGGTACCTACACTTACGTTAGACAGATCGGCACCTGTAACAAGCTGTTCACGGTTCATAAGTCCGATGCTGGTAGGATTGATATGAGCGAGTCTCTTATGCCATATATCGTTACACGATGACGCTAGATTAGCTTTATGATCAGACGACTCCAGATCTAAGTAGTAAAGTTTCCCAACGAGAGTTCCCATAGCATGTATTTGGTGGAGTTTGTTCTTAACCCAACATCTACTGTGGCCAAATTGTACTATCATACCCTTACTAGCGGCCGATTGTACAGAGAATAGATTCTGTTTCAAATCTGGTACATGAAGTACATCGTGGAGAGTGGCTTTTCTTTTCACTTTCCGGCTAATGGACACTGATATCGTAATGTTACCTGAGCCTATGGCATCCAATACTCTGCCGTCCGCTATAGCAACTTTCTCAGGCTGGTCAAACTTTGTGTATGTACTGAAACCACCGTTTTCAGGAGTCATGTGACGAGTTGCCCCGCTGTCAATGAGCCATTCTTTCGCTGCCGCTATATTTTCTCCTACTAGAAAAGCACTCTCCTCACTTTGAATTTCAGTTACTTGGGATTCAGTCACAAATTTAGCTCCATGCTGATTCGCCTGACCACGGCCCTGACCACGACCACGGCCCTGACCACGACTGTAGTTTCCGCGACTATAGTTTCCACGATTGTAGTTAGCACGATTGTAGTTACCTCGACTATTCTGTTGCGCTGTGCAATCTCTGACCACGTGAAATGGTGAATTGCAGTTATAGCATCTTCTCTCATACGTGTTATCTCCGACGGTATATAAGGCAATGTCAGAATTTGAAGTCGTTTTTCCATACTTGCCGCTTTCACCAGAATCCATTTCGGCAGCTTTTACGCCATGTTTCTGCTCTTCATTGAGTAACGCGTTTTGAACAAATTCTAATGTTAGGGTTTCAGGCTTTTGCGCTTCTAAGGCTGTCACGACAGTTGCATAGCTACTCGGCATGCTGCCCAACAGTGTTACTACCTGATCTTCCTCGCTCACCGGGGCTTTGATAGCCGTGAGCTTGTTTACAATatccttcatatattttagatgATTTTCTATAGATGTACCATCACGCATGATAgctctgaaatattgtttctttagATATATCCGATTTGCTAGTGTGTCTCTTTCGAAGTGAGACTGTAGCTTCTCCCACGCTGCTTTCGGTGTCTCACACTCAGTGATCAAATATATGAATTCGTCACTGATCGCCAATACAATATGACTAAGAGCTCTCTgtgattgttttatataagcttTCTTAGCATCTGCACCTTCCGTTGGCTCTGCAATACTACCATCACAATGTTCATAAAGTTCCTTTGCAATGAGCAAATGTTTCAGTTTAAATCTCCATGTAGAATAGTTGGACGTAGTAAGCTTATCCACAGACAGTTTATCATCCATGGTGCTTGCTTGATATTAGAGTCttcctgggcccataacctatTGTTTTATACGCGATTATAAGGGATTTATAGTTgagtccttttattatacagcCACCATTGTCAGGATACAATCAAGCAAGGGGAAGAAGAAAAGgaattgtgggtaaaatataagttgaataataataaagacgagcagacaactctaaaacataatccaacattatctaaactactatgatataataatatttgaacatTCTCTTGTCGCAGCTCATCACACAGCTACTACAATTCCTCCATAATCACAGTCAGACTTTGAGATATGAAGTTAAACTTCTTCAATGTTTGTctcaaatgtaaaaactaaTGTATGTTGAAGCAACTATACTTACAAGCACATATTGTATCTTATTATGTTTTAAAGAGTGAAGACAATGATGAATACTTGTGGTAGTTACAAAAACTTAAAGCtaatgcattataaaaacaatataaaaaattaaattattttaaaatttaaattaataaaatgataattcataaaaatagaCTATTTTTATCTTAATTTAAAGACACAGAAACACGAGTGTAGGCTTGGTGGTCAATTGAGTGATAGAAACACTCTTGCTCTGACTTATGCCAGCTATAGTCTGAATTGTGGTACTTCAATTTATctaactttattattattacattttgttttgaatttttttctatttgtatttaaaaaattgtcatgttttgaaaagtttcagACATCCTAATTGGTAATTAcgtcatatttatattttgtgctATATACGTATGAGTATAGCGTGATACAACTGTGTTTCAGGGTATGAGTTTGATAGATTATGTGATGAGTGGCAGGTACACTGTACACAAGGTAAAAGCATGTGTAGTAATTAGCTAGTAAGCTATAGCCAATCTACTAGTGCAGTACATATCCTCGTAGGCAGACTTCTCCTTCAGTATCTTCAGTCTATCAATCGTCTGCTCTTGTTCACCTTCCGCTACTGGATGATCCTTATAGCTAAACATGTGCATGTATGTCTTTCTACTTGATTTTGGTTTTTTTGGACTGATTTACAGCTACACGAAGTTCAACCCATCActttttattagtaagctttcTCGCGAGTTGAACAGAATGTAACAGTGATTTATAGCCTCTGATTGGTTTATTGTAAAGCATATAAGTGTTGTTATCATCATTCTGGTGTTGTCGAGCAGTACACAGGCTGGTCATTATTCTGAGTAACTTCAGCTCAGGATATTACTGAGTTTATGGCATGAATGTCGCCTGGTAAAAGTGACATTCTAGTAAGATTAAAGTTACCTGCAGGACATAATTGTTTAATGtattcagactagttaaccatATGTTTTAACCTTGATGAACTAGTTTAGACATCAAATGAATGAGAGTTGTCCTTCCTTACTCCTGACGTATGATGAGACTGCAGCTACCTATGTGATAGATATTTCAGTTGGGCCTTCTGCATTTGAGGTCAGCAAATTGTTACTTAGTTGTTTGTCAATTACGAATCCTACAGACCTTAATGCAGAAGGTATACATCTCTCATTTAGACATAGGAGGAAGGACATCGTGGTCCAAGACCTGGTACCAGTCTCCAGAGGTGTGGACGAGCAAAACTAACTTTGGTCAAGAGAATGTGGTGAGTGCCTGAACTAGCATCTAGATAATGGTTTGTTTCTAACACTCAGACCATAGTGTTAACTGTCAGCCTACGGTGCTAACACTTAGACTATTGCGCTAATATTCAGACTATTGTGCTAACACTCAGACTATGGGGCTAACACTCAGACTATGGTGTTAACACTCAGAGTATTGTGCTAACACTCAGACTAGTGTTAACACTCAGACTATAGTGTTAACACTCAGACTATGGTGCTAACACTCAGACTATGGTGTTAACACTCAGACTATGGTGTTAACACTCAGACTATTGTGCTGACACTCAAGACTATGGTGTTAACACTCTGAATATGATGTTAACAGTCAGACTATAGTGTTAACACTCAGACTATAGTGCTAGCACTCAAACTATGTTACTAACACTCAGATTTTAGTGGTAACAGAGTTAGGTCTACATTGTAAATCGCCTTAGGCTACGAATACAATATATCTCATTGTGTACGCTGCCTACATCTCTCATCCTGTTTTGTAACTTGTTCTATACTTGCCAGTGGCCTACGCCATCTACATATGATGAAAAGCTACGTATCGGGGGTGAGCACCAGAGCACCCGTGCTAGGTATCCAGTGTTTAGTATGGGCCACAGGTACAAAATGTCTATGGTAAGACCAGACACCGATCAAGAGCCATCCCCTGCCTCCTATCAAAAAGACCTTGCTGATGGTCAGGTCTTCACGCGAGCTCCTGCTGTTATCCATGCCGTTCAAACTAACAACTTTGGTCTCTGGGGCAGACCAGGTGAAATTTCGTAATTTATTCCTCTCTATTTGCTAGATTCTTTCTCATGCTTTCACTTTTTTGTTACAGTTTTCGTTTTCCTTTATATTCTCCTCTTTTTTGAATTTTCAATcatctttatttttatatttgcacCCCCTTTGTTCTGTCTTTTCTTTCTGTCCTTTTTTTCAATAATGACATCgcaattttttaatgaatcaCATGTTTTCATGAATGAACAGTCAGCCCCGGTGAATGGTTCTTGTTGAAAAACAGTTCTTCTTTTAtgtcttattttttctattggCAGCTCCTTCttattttttaatctgtgaaaaaaTTGTACACACCGGATGCATCTGTTGTTTACAACATTCTATTCGCGTATTAAAAGCGAacttttgattgtagacaggaGTCCTGGGCCAGCTGCTTACAGCCCGAGTTTAACTTTTGTAAAACGCTCTCAACCTTCTTTCAGCCTAAGCAGGTCGAGTCGAGAGGGTCTCAAACCTTTGCTAGGTCCTTTTGCTTCATCCTAACTATCCCCTGGTGCGCTGTGTTTGTTATGCAAACCAACTAGAGTACACCTACTTTGGTAGGTTTATCTTCCCTTTACTTTTGATGTTGTGCGTCAAACTCTTCCTACTTACATAAAGGTTGCCCTTGACCAGTTATATGTGCATCTCAAATGCGAGTTACTTAGAACTTTTATAGAATCTACTCACTTGTATAACAAACCCTTGTGTTCAGGATATTTACTTTGCTGTTTTTATCAGATGATCTTCTCTAAttattttgaattatttttataaaaactgcTTTGATAAATCgaaatatatttgaaaatagTTTATTTCTAAACGTTTAGTAAATGTCTTGCGTGTGTATTAGACAACTATAAAACAGGTACCTATTGGTCAGAGATCAGACAGCTAATTACTCTTCACCGCATGTCAGTTGGAGCGTGATGAAGGTCTAAGAGTAATCGGATTGCTTGGACTCCTTTCTTGCTGAACTAACGCTCAAGTCTAGTGTGTTCGGGCTGCTGCTGCGGCTCCGCCTATCTACAACAAATAACATTGCTTCAGTTTGTCACTTCTGCTACTAACATCTATGAATACCGTGGGTCAACAACTTCGCATTTATTTGCATGTAGTAGGACCAAACTAGATAGCATACCGTGAGCCAGTCACTTTGCCGAGAAGGTCCATAGGAAGAGGAAAGATGATAGTGGAATTCTTCTCCGCAGCAATCGTATTTAGTGTTTGCAAGTACCTCAACTGGAGAGCTGACGGTGATGAATTTATAACATCCGCCGCTTCTTTGAGAGCTCTTGCTGCCGATTGCTCACCTTCGGCAGCGATCACCTAAGAATGCCCATGTAATATTAGACACAGTTGGTCACCCTTCAGATTGGATACAAAATGTTAAAGAGGATTGTGTCTCGTCTATAAGCAAGTATCAGGTGTTACCTTAGCTTTAGCTTCTCTTGAGGCCTCAGCCTCTGCAGCCATTGCCCTTTGCAGCATTACAGGCAGCCTCACATCTTTTCTATAAAGTATataatttccttttttaaagACAAGCTGTATGTTGAACTGCATTTAGAACAGTTGAATTTGATGTGGTGTCAAATTTCATTGCATGTACTTGAGAGGTGTTTGCTACTCTATCCAGTTGAGAGGGCTGCCAGAGCTTGTGTCAATACATACACGTAACATGTGAAACCGGCACCAGAGTTGCCGATATATGCTAATAGAAACATCGTAATAAGTGACAAAGATACCCTATGTATGTAAATGCTACAAAAACAACAGGTTTATACTATTCTCTGCGGCCAAGATTCTCATAACGGCTCCAATTTTTAACCAGATAAACTAGATTGGGACTAGCACATAgatttactaaaacaaaaaacCTGATGTTTATAATGCGCACTGAGTGCCTGAtaacaacagtttttaaatcaGCACAATGGCTACTAAGAAATTCTACATGGCAAGTTGTTGTATGTTTTAAAATACTCAACTAATAGCTTAAAACAGTAATATCAAAAACGAATCAACTCACTCCCTTCATCATTCTATGTGACCAAAAGTTGGTCTCGCTTATGTAACAAGACTCTACAGGtataataggagttgtcttatttcTTATCATTCCAGATGGCCAATAATTATTTCTCGGCTTTCAAAAAAAACTGTTTAGTGTAAAGAAAGAGAAGTCTAAGCATATAGAGAAGCTCATCGATGGAATTTTGGTCTTGCTTATTGAACAAAACTCTAGATATAGCGGGAGTTGTCTCACTTGTCTCATACTTACATCTCTACCCGCTCAACTTTAATACCCCAGGGATCAGTCGCCTCATCCAAATTTAATTGCATGCTGTGACTTATCTCCTCTCTTTCAATCAGAACTTGGGACAGATTCTTAGTGCCTGCAGTGATAGATAGACTAGGACTTGGTACTTACATTAGTTGGCAGGTTCAAGTCAAACGGTGGCAAACTTTTGAATAGTAGAAACTCAACATGTATTGCAAGTTCTGTCAACCAAAACTACAATAATCATAGAAACTGCTCTGCCTTTTTTGGTTTAGTGTTGCTTGGCTGATATACAGTATTGCACAGCTGATATACATTGTCGCACAGCTGATACGCAATGTTGCATAGTTGATATACAGTGTTGCACAGGTGGTATACAGTGTTG
Proteins encoded in this window:
- the LOC137405331 gene encoding protein STPG3-like: MNKKSRVLARPDSILAVIADPESGPTLHSLVSFQLYSWVDPQRLQPVADKTPCDVRYKEIIESRPPLRTDLTTPGPWAYSPHTTKPLNETNAPSFTMRPRCWAEKGYEFDRLCDEWQVHCTQDIGGRTSWSKTWYQSPEVWTSKTNFGQENVWPTPSTYDEKLRIGGEHQSTRARYPVFSMGHRYKMSMVRPDTDQEPSPASYQKDLADGQVFTRAPAVIHAVQTNNFGLWGRPDRSPGPAAYSPSLTFVKRSQPSFSLSRSSREGLKPLLGPFASS
- the LOC137404547 gene encoding stomatin-like isoform X2, coding for MAVFCIVSKDMFTPTSTSLCVCIKVVQEYERAVMFRLGRIKMGGAKGPGLFFILPCVDDYKVVDMRTISFDVPPQEILTKDSVTVAVDAVVYYRVFNATISVTNVEDSNRSTRLLAQTTLRNVLGTKNLSQVLIEREEISHSMQLNLDEATDPWGIKVERVEIKDVRLPVMLQRAMAAEAEASREAKAKVIAAEGEQSAARALKEAADVINSSPSALQLRYLQTLNTIAAEKNSTIIFPLPMDLLGKVTGSRRSRSSSPNTLDLSVSSARKESKQSDYS
- the LOC137404547 gene encoding stomatin-like isoform X1; the protein is MGYILMGISYLLVLVTLPFSLCVCIKVVQEYERAVMFRLGRIKMGGAKGPGLFFILPCVDDYKVVDMRTISFDVPPQEILTKDSVTVAVDAVVYYRVFNATISVTNVEDSNRSTRLLAQTTLRNVLGTKNLSQVLIEREEISHSMQLNLDEATDPWGIKVERVEIKDVRLPVMLQRAMAAEAEASREAKAKVIAAEGEQSAARALKEAADVINSSPSALQLRYLQTLNTIAAEKNSTIIFPLPMDLLGKVTGSRRSRSSSPNTLDLSVSSARKESKQSDYS